A window from Polynucleobacter sp. MWH-UH25E encodes these proteins:
- a CDS encoding HlyC/CorC family transporter, whose translation MPDPKSLLDRLADFLSPQPTSPSERRQELIETLREAQTEGLIDADALSMIEGVFQVGQLSARDILVPRAQIDWIDINQPLADLMKTAIEAAHSRFPVFEGTRDNVIGILLAKDLLRHATEKDFQIRDWLRPAVFIPESKRLSVLLRDFKDNRNHLAIVVDEYGGVAGIITIEDVLEQIVGDIEDEHDIDEEADNIISLDNGDIRVKGITELEQFNETIGTHFAIEDIDTVAGLVIQHLGRVPKIGERITIDGIEFEVQRADPRQIHVLLARQLPQ comes from the coding sequence ATGCCTGACCCCAAATCCCTTTTAGATCGCCTGGCTGATTTCTTATCGCCGCAGCCAACCAGCCCCAGTGAGCGGCGTCAAGAACTGATTGAAACGCTACGTGAAGCCCAAACAGAGGGTCTAATTGATGCTGATGCACTTTCTATGATTGAAGGTGTCTTTCAGGTGGGTCAGCTATCTGCACGGGATATTCTGGTACCACGAGCGCAAATCGACTGGATCGACATTAACCAGCCTCTTGCAGATCTCATGAAAACCGCAATTGAGGCAGCGCACTCTCGTTTTCCAGTCTTTGAAGGAACGCGCGATAACGTGATTGGCATTTTGCTTGCTAAAGACTTATTGCGTCATGCAACTGAAAAAGATTTTCAGATACGAGACTGGTTACGTCCCGCAGTATTCATACCAGAATCAAAACGCCTTAGTGTTTTGTTGCGTGACTTTAAAGATAACCGCAATCACCTAGCTATTGTCGTTGATGAATATGGCGGGGTAGCTGGCATTATCACTATTGAAGATGTTCTCGAACAGATTGTTGGCGATATTGAAGATGAGCATGATATTGATGAGGAAGCTGACAACATTATCTCCCTCGACAATGGTGACATTCGGGTTAAAGGCATTACTGAGCTCGAACAATTTAACGAAACAATCGGCACACACTTTGCGATCGAAGATATCGATACTGTTGCTGGCTTGGTAATTCAGCATTTGGGACGTGTTCCCAAAATAGGCGAACGCATTACGATTGACGGGATTGAATTTGAAGTGCAGCGCGCCGATCCACGACAAATACATGTACTACTGGCCCGGCAATTGCCTCAATAA
- the ybeY gene encoding rRNA maturation RNase YbeY: MPAKLIIDLQFASPTLESAVEKTASAALIKKWVKSTGVKSGLITLRFVNAAEGKKLNASFRKKDYATNVLTFPYEHSKNGFTADIIFCLPIIQKEARDQEKTLKAHLAHLIIHGCLHAQGYDHENDRDAKKMEALEIKLLKTLGFTNPYLNS; encoded by the coding sequence ATGCCAGCTAAATTGATTATTGATCTTCAGTTTGCTAGTCCAACTCTTGAGAGCGCTGTTGAAAAGACTGCCTCAGCAGCGCTCATCAAAAAATGGGTCAAAAGTACGGGCGTAAAGTCAGGGTTAATTACCCTTCGGTTTGTAAATGCCGCTGAAGGCAAAAAGCTGAATGCTTCTTTTCGAAAAAAAGATTACGCAACCAATGTACTTACTTTTCCCTATGAGCACTCTAAGAATGGTTTTACAGCAGACATCATTTTTTGCCTGCCTATTATTCAAAAAGAAGCGAGAGATCAAGAGAAAACATTGAAAGCCCATTTGGCGCATTTAATTATTCATGGATGTCTGCACGCTCAGGGTTACGACCATGAAAACGATCGGGATGCAAAAAAGATGGAGGCTCTGGAAATTAAGCTCCTGAAAACACTCGGATTTACCAATCCCTACCTAAACTCATAG
- the miaB gene encoding tRNA (N6-isopentenyl adenosine(37)-C2)-methylthiotransferase MiaB, which translates to MKKLYIKTFGCQMNEYDSGKMADLLHADEGMEMTNSPEDADVVLLNTCSIREKAEDKVFSDLGRLRELKKTKPNLLIGVGGCVASQEGQQIVSRAPYVDVVFGPQTLHRLTDLIAERRKTGVPQVDISFPEIEKFDRLPASRQTRGSAYVSIMEGCSKYCSYCVVPYTRGEEVSRPFDDVLTEVAGLAANGVKEIVLLGQNVNAYRGKMGDTAELADFALLIEYIAEIPGVERIRFTTSHPKEFTQRLIDVYAKVPKLVSHLHLPVQHGSDAMLSAMKRGYTAIEFKSIIRKMRAVRPDLTLSSDFIVGFPGETDADFEKLLKMVRDLNFDNSFCFIFSPRPGTPAANLSDTTPYEVKLKRLQTLLTLVEEQANQISQKMLGNVETVLVEGLAKDGVNLQGRAENNRVVHFAAPSDEVDSITGQMVDIQITEVLNYTLRGEMVEAHAS; encoded by the coding sequence ATGAAAAAGCTCTATATCAAAACCTTTGGTTGCCAAATGAACGAGTACGACTCGGGCAAAATGGCCGATCTTCTCCATGCAGATGAAGGCATGGAAATGACTAATTCCCCAGAAGATGCGGATGTTGTTCTGCTTAATACATGCTCCATACGAGAAAAAGCGGAAGATAAAGTTTTCTCTGATCTTGGGCGCCTAAGAGAGCTAAAAAAAACAAAGCCCAATTTACTCATCGGGGTTGGTGGCTGCGTCGCCAGTCAAGAAGGTCAACAAATTGTTAGTCGTGCACCCTATGTCGATGTTGTTTTTGGCCCCCAAACTCTGCATCGCCTCACCGACCTTATTGCCGAACGCCGTAAAACAGGAGTTCCCCAGGTTGATATCTCATTTCCAGAAATTGAAAAATTTGATCGACTACCAGCATCACGTCAAACACGTGGCTCTGCATATGTATCGATCATGGAAGGTTGCTCCAAATATTGCAGCTATTGTGTTGTTCCCTACACACGAGGTGAAGAGGTATCACGCCCTTTTGATGATGTTCTGACTGAAGTTGCTGGACTTGCTGCTAATGGAGTTAAAGAAATTGTTTTACTGGGGCAAAATGTAAATGCTTATCGCGGGAAAATGGGTGACACTGCGGAGCTCGCTGACTTTGCTTTACTCATTGAATATATTGCCGAGATACCAGGGGTTGAGCGTATCCGCTTTACCACCAGCCACCCCAAAGAATTTACACAACGCTTAATTGATGTATATGCCAAGGTGCCGAAGCTAGTAAGTCATCTACATTTGCCAGTGCAACATGGCTCCGATGCCATGCTGTCGGCAATGAAACGCGGCTATACAGCGATTGAGTTCAAAAGCATTATTCGAAAAATGCGCGCTGTGCGCCCTGACTTGACCCTGTCAAGCGATTTTATTGTCGGCTTTCCCGGCGAGACTGATGCTGACTTTGAAAAACTTCTGAAGATGGTGCGAGACCTGAACTTTGATAACAGTTTTTGCTTTATCTTTAGTCCGCGTCCCGGAACGCCTGCGGCCAATCTTAGTGATACCACACCATATGAAGTGAAGTTAAAGCGCTTACAAACATTACTTACCCTTGTCGAGGAGCAAGCCAATCAAATTAGTCAAAAAATGCTGGGCAATGTTGAAACTGTTTTGGTTGAAGGCTTGGCAAAGGATGGGGTTAACCTACAAGGTAGGGCTGAGAATAATCGCGTAGTCCACTTTGCCGCGCCCAGCGATGAAGTTGACTCTATAACAGGACAAATGGTCGATATCCAAATTACCGAAGTGCTTAATTACACCCTCAGAGGTGAGATGGTAGAAGCGCATGCCAGCTAA
- a CDS encoding putative Na+/H+ antiporter, translating into MNFTPIELGASIIFAIAVLHTFCTGYFESLSKHSPRHAGLWHLLGEVEIVFGFWAAVLVIYISLIGDLHTAKSYLNKRNFTEPLFVFAIMIVAGSKPILHFSTQLLHAVAKVLKRMLGMRGSPVLYFLTLGFTPLLGSLITEPAAMTLAAFLLRDLVYRHQCSKSLLFGTLGVLFVNISIGGTLTNFAAPPVLMVAATWEWSSAFMFTNFGMESCIAIFINALAATLLFHRQLIEPSTSSQHEKMPLTVITVHLLFLLGVVVFAHDPIIFIWLLLFFIGYTTAYPKYQSPLILKEALLVGFFLSGLVVLGALQGWWLQPILEMMSPTAVFYGSLALTAITDNAALTYLGSLVTGTSLDFKLALVGGAVAGGGLTVIANAPNPAGIAILRNYFPGGAVSALYLFVAAIPPTLVAIAAYRLL; encoded by the coding sequence ATGAACTTTACCCCCATAGAACTTGGTGCAAGTATTATTTTTGCAATTGCCGTTTTGCATACCTTTTGCACTGGCTATTTTGAATCTCTCTCAAAACATTCGCCAAGACATGCAGGCCTTTGGCATCTCTTAGGAGAGGTAGAAATTGTATTTGGCTTTTGGGCGGCTGTCCTTGTCATATACATCTCTTTAATTGGAGATTTGCACACTGCTAAATCCTATTTAAACAAGCGAAATTTCACAGAACCTTTGTTTGTTTTTGCCATCATGATCGTCGCTGGCAGTAAACCCATATTGCATTTCTCAACACAGCTACTCCATGCTGTAGCCAAGGTATTAAAACGCATGTTAGGCATGAGGGGCTCTCCAGTACTGTACTTTTTAACGCTCGGCTTCACACCGCTTCTCGGCTCCTTAATTACCGAACCTGCGGCGATGACCTTGGCGGCATTTTTATTGCGTGATCTTGTGTATCGACATCAATGCTCTAAATCATTGCTGTTTGGCACACTCGGCGTTCTATTTGTGAACATCTCTATTGGCGGTACTCTGACAAATTTTGCCGCCCCGCCAGTACTTATGGTTGCTGCCACATGGGAGTGGAGCTCAGCATTCATGTTTACTAATTTCGGAATGGAATCGTGCATTGCCATATTCATCAATGCTCTTGCAGCAACTCTTTTATTTCATCGCCAACTAATTGAGCCCTCCACATCAAGCCAGCACGAAAAAATGCCATTAACCGTAATTACGGTTCACCTGCTCTTCTTGTTAGGAGTGGTGGTATTTGCGCATGACCCCATTATTTTCATATGGCTGCTCTTATTCTTCATTGGTTACACCACTGCATACCCAAAATATCAGAGTCCACTGATTTTGAAAGAGGCTCTATTAGTTGGTTTTTTCTTATCTGGATTAGTAGTACTAGGTGCTTTACAAGGTTGGTGGCTACAACCAATACTAGAAATGATGAGCCCAACCGCTGTGTTCTATGGCAGCTTGGCTTTAACTGCAATTACCGATAATGCCGCCCTGACATATTTGGGCTCATTGGTAACAGGTACATCTTTAGATTTCAAACTTGCTTTAGTAGGTGGTGCAGTTGCCGGTGGCGGTCTTACGGTAATTGCAAATGCGCCAAACCCAGCGGGCATTGCAATATTGCGAAATTACTTTCCTGGCGGTGCCGTCTCTGCGCTTTATCTCTTTGTAGCCGCAATACCACCCACTCTAGTTGCAATCGCTGCCTATCGGCTACTTTAG
- a CDS encoding rhodanese-like domain-containing protein → MKLKIGYRALIDSAMEEIETVPLNQAQELLQDSNMVFVDIRDIRELEREGMIPGALHAPRGMLEFWVDPDSPYYKPIFGEGKRFILYCASAWRSALATKTLQDMGLPDVCHLEGGFSAWKQANLPVAEKPSKSSKS, encoded by the coding sequence GTGAAATTAAAGATTGGTTACAGAGCGTTAATTGATAGCGCGATGGAGGAAATTGAAACTGTTCCCCTAAATCAGGCGCAAGAATTGTTACAGGATTCCAATATGGTGTTTGTAGATATTCGCGATATTCGAGAGCTTGAGCGGGAAGGAATGATTCCGGGTGCTTTGCATGCTCCGCGCGGAATGTTGGAGTTTTGGGTGGATCCGGACAGTCCATACTACAAACCCATTTTTGGTGAGGGCAAGCGTTTCATTTTGTATTGCGCTTCAGCTTGGCGATCTGCTCTTGCTACAAAAACATTACAAGACATGGGCCTTCCTGATGTCTGTCATTTAGAAGGTGGATTTAGCGCTTGGAAACAAGCCAATTTGCCGGTCGCAGAGAAGCCATCAAAATCATCAAAGAGTTAA